Proteins encoded in a region of the Streptomyces sp. NBC_01471 genome:
- a CDS encoding alpha-ketoacid dehydrogenase subunit beta produces the protein MAQALQRALRDAMAEDPSVHVLGEDVGTLGGVFRITDGLAKEFGDDRCTDTPLAEAGILGAAVGMAMYGLRPVVEMQFDAFAYPSFEQLVSHVAKMRNRTGGAMRMPLTVRIPYGGGIGGVEHHSDSSEAYYMATPGLHVVTPATVEDAYGLLRAAIASDDPVVFLEPKRLYWSKARWSPETPAVVGPIGRALVRRSGSSATLITYGPSVPVCLEAAEAARDEGWDLEVVDLRSLVPFDDETVVRSVKRTGRAVVVHEAAGFGGPGGEIAARVSERCFHHLEAPVLRVAGFDIPYPPPMLERHHLPGVDRVLDAVARLQWEAES, from the coding sequence ATGGCACAGGCGTTGCAGCGCGCCCTGCGCGACGCGATGGCCGAGGACCCCTCGGTCCATGTGCTGGGGGAGGACGTCGGCACGCTCGGCGGCGTCTTCCGCATCACGGACGGCCTGGCGAAGGAGTTCGGCGACGACCGGTGCACGGACACCCCGCTCGCGGAGGCCGGCATCCTCGGCGCAGCGGTCGGCATGGCCATGTACGGCCTGCGGCCGGTGGTCGAGATGCAGTTCGACGCCTTTGCGTACCCGTCGTTCGAGCAGCTGGTGAGCCACGTGGCCAAGATGCGCAACCGTACGGGCGGTGCGATGCGGATGCCGCTGACCGTACGCATCCCCTACGGCGGCGGGATCGGCGGCGTCGAGCACCACAGCGACTCGTCGGAGGCCTACTACATGGCCACGCCGGGACTGCACGTCGTCACCCCGGCGACCGTGGAGGATGCCTACGGGCTGCTGCGGGCTGCGATCGCCTCGGACGACCCGGTGGTGTTCCTGGAACCGAAGCGGCTCTACTGGTCGAAGGCGCGGTGGTCGCCGGAGACACCGGCGGTCGTGGGGCCGATCGGCAGGGCGCTGGTGCGGCGTTCTGGTTCCAGCGCCACGCTGATCACGTACGGGCCGAGCGTGCCGGTGTGTCTGGAGGCGGCGGAGGCGGCGCGCGACGAGGGCTGGGACCTGGAGGTGGTGGACCTCAGGTCGCTGGTGCCCTTCGACGACGAGACGGTGGTGCGGTCGGTGAAGCGCACGGGGCGTGCGGTGGTGGTGCACGAGGCGGCGGGTTTCGGTGGGCCTGGAGGGGAGATCGCGGCGCGGGTGAGCGAGCGGTGCTTCCACCACCTGGAGGCGCCGGTGCTGCGGGTGGCGGGGTTCGATATTCCGTATCCACCGCCGATGCTGGAGCGGCACCATCTTCCCGGGGTGGACCGGGTACTGGACGCGGTCGCGCGGCTTCAGTGGGAGGCGGAGAGCTGA
- a CDS encoding enoyl-CoA hydratase/isomerase family protein: MDALPPKAKRSQGPGRRAEALHERARLLRRRFLGRHAERLYEDLTEGFTRSLRVEEIAVLAAERCPGLVPGPERLAAEARLPQWEKEGWEIDQGLLFHALFGSAVAGPHLLRSMLRPTRRSLAALPAFRATGRADLGAVSVTRREGIAQVEVRNDAYLNAEDDALVEALETATDLVLLDEGSRVGVLRGGVMSHPAYRGRRVFSAGINLTHLFQGKISLVGFMLRREVGYLAKFVHGLHRGEDGPEGLPSRVVKPWVGAVDSFAIGGGTQILLALDRVVTAEDAWFSLPAMDEGLVPGAANLRLVHAMGSRPSRQMIFWGRRLRAGDPETSALCDQVVPARELDAAVERAAAHLDNPAVAANKRMLAIGEEPVDVFRQYMAAYAIEQAVRMYSPDLIANLERTWINRSRRDPAGA; encoded by the coding sequence GTGGACGCGCTGCCGCCGAAGGCGAAGCGGTCGCAGGGCCCGGGACGGCGCGCCGAGGCCCTGCACGAGCGGGCCCGTCTGCTGCGCCGGAGATTCCTGGGCCGCCATGCCGAGCGGCTCTACGAGGATCTGACCGAGGGATTCACCCGGTCGTTGCGCGTGGAGGAGATCGCCGTTCTCGCCGCCGAGCGCTGTCCGGGGCTCGTGCCGGGCCCCGAGCGCCTGGCGGCGGAGGCACGGTTGCCGCAGTGGGAGAAGGAGGGGTGGGAGATCGACCAGGGTCTCCTCTTCCACGCCCTGTTCGGCTCGGCTGTCGCTGGGCCGCACCTGTTGCGTTCGATGCTGCGGCCGACACGGCGGTCACTGGCGGCGCTGCCCGCGTTCCGTGCCACCGGCCGTGCGGACCTGGGGGCCGTCTCGGTGACCCGGAGGGAGGGGATCGCCCAGGTGGAGGTGCGCAATGACGCGTACCTGAACGCGGAGGACGACGCCCTCGTCGAAGCTCTGGAGACGGCGACGGACCTGGTGCTGCTGGACGAGGGCAGCCGGGTGGGCGTCCTGCGGGGAGGGGTGATGTCGCACCCCGCCTACCGGGGCCGGCGGGTGTTCAGCGCGGGCATCAACCTGACCCACCTGTTCCAGGGAAAGATCTCCCTCGTGGGCTTCATGCTGCGGCGCGAAGTCGGCTACCTGGCGAAGTTCGTCCACGGGCTGCACCGCGGGGAGGACGGACCGGAAGGGCTGCCTTCGCGGGTGGTCAAGCCGTGGGTGGGGGCGGTGGATTCGTTCGCGATCGGCGGCGGCACGCAGATTCTGCTGGCGCTCGACCGGGTGGTGACCGCCGAGGACGCGTGGTTCAGCCTGCCCGCGATGGACGAGGGGCTGGTGCCCGGGGCCGCCAATCTGCGGCTGGTCCATGCGATGGGCAGCCGGCCGAGCAGGCAGATGATCTTCTGGGGCCGACGGCTGCGGGCCGGGGATCCGGAGACGTCTGCGCTGTGCGACCAGGTGGTGCCGGCGCGGGAGCTGGACGCGGCGGTGGAGCGGGCGGCGGCGCACCTGGACAACCCGGCGGTCGCGGCGAACAAACGGATGCTGGCGATCGGTGAGGAGCCGGTGGACGTCTTCCGCCAGTACATGGCCGCGTACGCGATCGAGCAGGCCGTCCGCATGTACAGCCCCGACCTCATCGCCAATCTGGAACGAACCTGGATCAACCGGTCGCGCCGAGACCCGGCCGGAGCCTGA
- the dpgB gene encoding enoyl-CoA-hydratase DpgB, which translates to MHATISQTVVEADIDVSRPLTPGLVAEITDACDRVEDTGGGRVLVVRLTGSKAAPAAWPGPAQVHLVGKWENALRRLERLDALTVGIGVGRCNQACLEVLLTTDHRIAGPGMALDAGTRTDGMWPGTALYRLVQQVGLATARRLVLFPGETDVPALRVAGVLDEVTQDAGAALAAVLKRAADSAGSEAALRRRLLLDAGTVSFEEALGTHLAACDRALRRTDLTGDGK; encoded by the coding sequence ATGCACGCCACCATTTCGCAGACGGTCGTGGAAGCCGACATCGACGTGTCCCGCCCGCTGACGCCCGGCCTCGTGGCAGAGATCACCGACGCCTGCGACCGGGTGGAGGACACCGGGGGCGGCCGTGTCCTCGTGGTGCGGCTGACCGGGTCGAAGGCCGCGCCCGCCGCATGGCCCGGCCCGGCGCAGGTACACCTGGTCGGCAAGTGGGAGAACGCGCTGAGGAGACTGGAGCGGCTCGACGCACTGACCGTCGGGATCGGCGTGGGCCGGTGCAACCAGGCCTGCCTGGAAGTCCTGTTGACCACCGATCACCGCATCGCGGGACCCGGTATGGCGCTGGACGCGGGTACGCGGACCGACGGCATGTGGCCGGGGACCGCCCTGTACCGCCTCGTGCAGCAGGTGGGCCTCGCGACGGCCCGCCGGCTCGTACTGTTTCCGGGCGAGACCGACGTACCGGCCCTGCGCGTCGCCGGAGTGCTCGACGAGGTGACCCAGGACGCCGGCGCCGCGCTGGCCGCCGTCCTGAAGCGGGCCGCCGACTCCGCCGGGTCCGAGGCGGCCCTGCGCCGCCGACTCCTGCTCGACGCCGGAACGGTCTCCTTCGAGGAGGCGCTGGGAACCCATCTGGCAGCCTGCGACCGGGCCCTGCGCCGCACCGACCTGACGGGAGACGGCAAGTGA
- the dpgC gene encoding (3,5-dihydroxyphenyl)acetyl-CoA 1,2-dioxygenase DpgC, with product MTSSTTAEGGQPPATPPPLTGLFDTDRELVTARLRSAAEQLAAMPSPRRRSPADNTRAQRTHDAARQVRTDFLDLHAERVYDTLTAGRTAHLRLAELARTAGREFPGLAPSARQMADEAGRIQSEKEGWEIDQGILFRALLRAPGPGAHLMESMLRPTPRALELLPGFRETGEVILKAARLERRRSAGFVTITNDHCLNAEDNQHVVDLETLVDLVLLDPQVRVGVLRGGFMTHPRYAGRRVFSAGINLKELRAGNISFVDFLLGRELGYISKLMRGLVRTDAPWPGTAVQKPWLGVVDGFAIGGGAQILLACDRVLAASDAYFSLPAAQEGIVPGVANLRLTRFLGARQARRVVLWGRRIDAGEPGASLVFDEVAAPDALDAAVAESVAVLAGPAVVANRAMLNLADEPAGEFRAYLAEFALQQALRAYSPDVLATLHR from the coding sequence GTGACCTCGTCAACAACCGCCGAGGGCGGACAGCCCCCGGCCACTCCACCGCCCCTCACCGGTCTGTTCGACACCGACCGTGAGCTCGTCACCGCCCGTCTGCGGAGCGCGGCCGAACAGCTGGCCGCGATGCCCTCGCCTAGGCGAAGGAGCCCGGCGGACAACACCCGGGCGCAGCGCACCCACGACGCGGCACGTCAGGTGCGGACCGACTTCCTGGACCTGCACGCCGAGCGGGTGTACGACACGCTGACCGCCGGCCGGACGGCACACCTCCGCCTGGCGGAACTGGCCCGTACGGCCGGCCGGGAATTTCCCGGCCTCGCACCGTCCGCGCGGCAGATGGCCGACGAGGCAGGACGTATCCAGTCCGAGAAGGAGGGGTGGGAGATCGACCAGGGAATCCTCTTCCGCGCCCTGCTGCGCGCTCCCGGCCCGGGCGCCCACCTCATGGAGTCGATGCTGCGCCCGACCCCGCGTGCGCTGGAGCTGCTGCCCGGTTTCCGGGAGACCGGCGAGGTGATCCTCAAGGCGGCGCGGCTCGAACGCCGCCGCAGCGCGGGCTTCGTGACCATCACCAACGACCACTGCCTCAACGCGGAGGACAACCAGCACGTCGTCGACCTGGAGACCCTGGTCGACCTCGTCCTGCTCGATCCGCAGGTGCGCGTCGGCGTCCTCAGGGGCGGCTTCATGACCCATCCCCGGTACGCGGGCCGACGCGTCTTCAGCGCAGGCATCAACCTCAAGGAGCTCCGCGCGGGCAACATCTCCTTCGTGGATTTCCTGCTCGGTCGCGAGCTGGGCTACATCAGCAAGCTGATGCGCGGACTCGTGCGGACGGACGCGCCCTGGCCGGGCACGGCGGTGCAGAAGCCCTGGCTCGGCGTGGTGGACGGGTTCGCCATCGGGGGCGGGGCCCAGATCCTGCTCGCCTGCGACCGGGTGCTGGCGGCGAGCGACGCCTACTTCAGCCTCCCCGCCGCTCAGGAGGGCATCGTGCCGGGCGTGGCCAACCTGCGGCTGACCCGGTTCCTCGGCGCCCGTCAGGCACGCCGGGTCGTCCTGTGGGGCCGCAGGATCGACGCGGGCGAGCCGGGGGCGAGCCTGGTCTTCGACGAGGTCGCAGCCCCGGACGCACTCGACGCCGCGGTCGCCGAGTCGGTGGCGGTGCTGGCCGGCCCGGCCGTGGTGGCCAACCGGGCCATGCTGAATCTGGCGGACGAACCAGCCGGGGAATTCCGTGCCTACCTGGCCGAATTCGCCCTGCAACAGGCGCTAAGGGCCTACAGCCCCGACGTCCTCGCCACACTGCACCGGTGA
- the dpgA gene encoding 3,5-dihydroxyphenylacetyl-CoA synthase DpgA — translation MNTLLAATAETGADRAPRPGGTPPPRRARPALLGVGTAVPARSYTQEEVLDFFGITDERVRSVFANSAIDRRCLTLPSRDQLGRPHIETQGELLRKHAAQGIAMGADALRCCLTAAGLSLDDVGYLCCVSSTGLLTPGLSALLMKDLGLAVDTSRLDVVGMGCNAGLNALNAVAGWSTANPGRAAVMVCVEVCSAAYVFDGTMRTSVVNSLFGDGAAAVALTTGPADDTGPRQGPDLLKFTSHLIPEACPAMRYDWDDTAGKFSFFLDRDVPYVVGANAETAIDRLLTGTGLRRSDLAHWVVHSGGKKVIDSVRVNLGLSRHDLRHTAGVLRDFGNVSSGSFLFSYDRLVREGVTRPGDHGVLMTMGPGSTIETALVRF, via the coding sequence ATGAACACGCTGCTTGCCGCGACCGCCGAAACGGGGGCCGACCGTGCACCCCGACCGGGCGGCACCCCGCCTCCCCGCCGTGCCCGGCCGGCCCTTCTCGGAGTGGGAACCGCGGTCCCCGCCCGTTCCTACACGCAGGAGGAAGTCCTCGACTTCTTCGGGATCACCGATGAACGCGTCCGCTCGGTGTTCGCCAACAGCGCGATCGACCGCCGCTGCCTCACTCTCCCGTCCCGTGACCAGCTGGGGCGCCCCCACATCGAGACCCAGGGCGAACTGCTGCGCAAACACGCCGCCCAGGGGATCGCCATGGGCGCCGACGCGCTGCGCTGCTGCCTGACGGCCGCGGGGCTGTCGCTGGACGACGTCGGCTATCTGTGCTGCGTGTCGAGCACGGGCCTGCTGACGCCGGGACTCAGCGCCCTGCTGATGAAGGATCTTGGGCTCGCCGTCGACACCAGCAGGCTCGACGTCGTGGGCATGGGGTGCAACGCCGGCCTCAACGCCTTGAACGCGGTGGCTGGTTGGAGCACCGCGAACCCCGGCCGGGCGGCCGTCATGGTGTGCGTCGAGGTCTGCTCCGCCGCCTATGTCTTCGACGGCACGATGCGTACGTCCGTCGTCAACAGCCTCTTCGGCGACGGCGCGGCGGCCGTCGCGCTCACCACGGGCCCGGCGGACGACACGGGCCCCCGGCAGGGCCCCGACCTCCTCAAGTTCACCAGCCACCTCATTCCCGAGGCGTGTCCGGCCATGCGTTACGACTGGGACGACACGGCGGGGAAGTTCAGCTTCTTCCTCGACCGTGACGTGCCCTACGTCGTCGGGGCGAACGCCGAGACCGCGATCGACCGGCTTCTCACCGGCACCGGTCTGCGGCGCAGCGACCTCGCGCACTGGGTGGTGCACTCAGGAGGCAAGAAGGTCATCGACTCCGTGCGGGTCAACCTCGGCCTGTCCCGTCACGACCTGCGCCACACGGCCGGTGTCCTGCGGGATTTCGGCAACGTGTCCAGCGGGTCCTTCCTCTTCTCGTACGACCGCCTGGTGCGCGAGGGCGTGACCCGGCCCGGCGATCACGGCGTGCTCATGACGATGGGCCCCGGTTCGACCATCGAGACCGCACTCGTCCGCTTCTGA
- a CDS encoding MbtH family protein yields the protein MNPFDDPDGEFLVLVNDEGQHSLWPASFDEPDGWRVGHPRGSRSGALAYIEENWTDTRPKSLVEAMDG from the coding sequence ATGAACCCCTTTGATGATCCAGACGGTGAGTTCCTGGTACTGGTCAACGACGAGGGACAGCATTCCCTCTGGCCTGCTTCCTTCGACGAGCCCGACGGCTGGCGCGTGGGCCACCCCCGGGGCAGCCGTTCCGGTGCCCTCGCGTACATCGAGGAGAACTGGACGGACACGCGGCCCAAGAGCCTGGTCGAGGCGATGGACGGCTGA
- a CDS encoding dihydrolipoamide acetyltransferase family protein, producing the protein MAQVLEFRLPDLGEGLTGAEIVGWLVAVGDVVVVDQPVVEVETAKARVEVPCPYGGVVTARFGEEGSELPVGAPLMTVAVGGDGTAPVSGTMPPEETAFGSSGPSGPSGPSTGAGGSDTSGNVLVGYGTGAPAARRRRVAPDGLQAHGAPLDGALGDGASGDGVLVEGALVEGVGARSLADATAPVPVVSPLVRRLARRHGLDLRQLAGSGRRGLILRTDVERAIGQVTQKAPDTQPAARVPDAPTAAAAEEGERVPLKGMRGAVAEKMARSRREIPEATCWVDADATELMAARAVMNAAGGSKISVLALLARLCTAALGRFPELNATVDAGAREIVRLPAVHLGFAAQTGRGLVVPVVRDAHTRSAESLTQEFARLTDRAGQGALTPAEVTGGTFTLNNYGVFGIDGSTPIINHPEAAMLGVGRIVPKPWVHHGELAVRQVVQLSLTFDHRVCDGGVAGGFLRYVADCVEQPAILLRTL; encoded by the coding sequence ATGGCCCAGGTGCTCGAGTTCAGGCTGCCCGATCTTGGCGAGGGGCTGACCGGGGCGGAGATCGTGGGCTGGCTGGTGGCGGTCGGAGATGTCGTCGTGGTGGATCAGCCGGTGGTGGAGGTGGAGACGGCGAAGGCGCGGGTGGAGGTGCCCTGTCCGTATGGCGGGGTGGTGACGGCGCGCTTCGGTGAGGAGGGCAGTGAACTGCCGGTCGGGGCGCCGCTGATGACGGTCGCGGTCGGTGGCGACGGCACGGCGCCGGTGTCCGGCACGATGCCGCCGGAGGAAACGGCGTTCGGCTCGTCAGGCCCGTCCGGTCCGTCCGGTCCTTCAACCGGGGCGGGTGGGAGTGATACCTCGGGCAATGTGCTGGTCGGTTACGGCACGGGGGCGCCCGCCGCACGCCGCCGCCGGGTGGCCCCCGACGGCTTGCAGGCCCACGGCGCCCCACTGGACGGCGCTCTCGGAGACGGCGCTTCCGGGGACGGTGTTCTCGTTGAGGGCGCTCTCGTTGAGGGCGTGGGCGCACGGAGCTTGGCCGATGCGACCGCGCCGGTGCCAGTGGTGTCGCCGTTGGTGCGGCGGCTGGCGAGGCGGCACGGTCTCGATCTGCGGCAGCTGGCCGGGTCGGGACGCCGGGGGCTGATCCTGCGGACGGACGTGGAGCGGGCGATCGGGCAGGTGACGCAGAAGGCCCCGGACACGCAGCCCGCCGCGCGGGTGCCGGATGCCCCCACCGCGGCGGCTGCGGAGGAGGGGGAGCGGGTGCCGCTCAAGGGTATGCGGGGTGCGGTCGCGGAGAAGATGGCCCGCAGCCGCCGGGAGATTCCCGAGGCGACCTGCTGGGTGGACGCGGACGCGACGGAGCTGATGGCGGCCCGCGCCGTGATGAACGCGGCGGGTGGCTCGAAGATCTCCGTACTCGCGCTGCTCGCCCGCCTCTGCACGGCGGCGCTCGGCCGGTTCCCCGAGCTGAACGCCACGGTGGACGCCGGAGCCCGGGAGATCGTGCGGCTGCCCGCCGTGCACCTCGGCTTCGCCGCACAGACCGGCCGGGGCCTGGTCGTGCCGGTCGTGCGCGACGCGCACACCCGCTCCGCCGAATCGCTGACGCAGGAGTTCGCGCGCCTCACCGACCGGGCCGGGCAGGGGGCGCTGACGCCCGCCGAGGTGACCGGCGGCACGTTCACACTCAACAACTACGGCGTCTTCGGCATCGACGGTTCCACCCCGATCATCAACCACCCCGAGGCCGCCATGCTCGGCGTCGGCCGGATCGTGCCCAAACCATGGGTGCACCACGGCGAACTGGCGGTACGCCAGGTCGTCCAGCTGTCCCTGACGTTCGACCACCGGGTCTGCGACGGCGGCGTCGCCGGCGGCTTCCTGCGCTACGTGGCCGACTGCGTCGAGCAGCCGGCGATACTGCTGCGCACCCTCTGA
- the pdhA gene encoding pyruvate dehydrogenase (acetyl-transferring) E1 component subunit alpha yields MKNSRAPSRIGPAPAGRPVPPYRRGSPAAATLLPEERPFRVFGTPAEAAADPVLLLRLYGGLVRGRRFNTQATALARQGRLAVYPSSTGQEACEVAAAAVLAERDWLFPSYRDSLAVVARGVDPVEALTLLRGDRHTGYDPYRHRVAPLSTPLATQLPHAVGLAHAARLKGDDVVALALVGDGGTSEGDFHEAMNFAAVWRAPVVFLVQNNGFAISVPLAKQSVAPTLAHKAVGYGMPGRLVDGNDVAAVHTVLAGAVERARSGGGPTLVEAVTYRVEAHTNADDATRYREDDEVAAWRAYDPVNLLEGALRDRGLLDDEAAARVAGEAEEMAARLRERMSADPVPDPMELFGHVYAERTGQLEEQARGLRAELDASADAAAAPGRGDAR; encoded by the coding sequence GTGAAGAACAGCAGGGCCCCGTCGCGCATCGGTCCCGCCCCGGCCGGCCGGCCCGTACCGCCCTACCGGCGGGGAAGTCCCGCCGCAGCGACGCTGCTCCCTGAGGAGCGGCCGTTTCGCGTGTTCGGTACTCCGGCCGAGGCCGCCGCCGATCCCGTGTTGTTGCTGCGGCTCTACGGCGGGCTGGTACGGGGCCGCAGATTCAACACGCAGGCCACGGCGCTTGCGCGGCAGGGCCGGCTGGCGGTGTATCCGTCGAGCACCGGTCAGGAGGCGTGCGAGGTGGCGGCTGCGGCCGTCCTGGCCGAGCGGGACTGGCTGTTCCCCAGCTACCGCGATTCGCTGGCCGTGGTCGCCCGTGGTGTGGACCCGGTGGAGGCCCTGACCTTGCTGCGCGGTGACCGGCACACGGGTTACGACCCGTACCGGCACCGTGTCGCGCCGTTGTCCACGCCGCTCGCGACGCAGTTGCCACATGCTGTGGGTCTCGCGCACGCTGCCCGCCTCAAGGGCGACGACGTGGTGGCGCTCGCCCTCGTCGGTGACGGCGGCACGAGCGAGGGCGATTTCCACGAGGCCATGAACTTCGCGGCCGTGTGGCGGGCGCCCGTGGTCTTCCTCGTCCAGAACAACGGTTTCGCGATCTCCGTGCCGCTGGCGAAGCAGAGCGTGGCTCCGACGCTGGCGCACAAGGCCGTCGGGTACGGCATGCCGGGCCGGCTGGTCGACGGCAATGACGTGGCGGCTGTCCACACGGTCCTCGCCGGGGCGGTGGAGCGGGCGCGGAGCGGCGGGGGACCGACGCTCGTCGAGGCCGTCACGTACCGCGTGGAGGCGCATACGAACGCGGATGACGCGACGCGGTACCGCGAGGACGACGAGGTGGCCGCATGGCGCGCGTACGACCCGGTGAACCTGCTGGAGGGCGCGCTGCGGGACCGGGGCCTGCTGGACGACGAGGCGGCGGCTCGTGTCGCGGGAGAGGCGGAGGAGATGGCGGCGCGCCTGCGGGAGCGGATGAGCGCGGATCCGGTGCCGGACCCGATGGAGCTCTTCGGGCACGTGTACGCGGAACGTACGGGCCAGTTGGAGGAGCAGGCACGGGGCCTGCGGGCGGAACTGGACGCGTCGGCGGACGCGGCCGCGGCGCCGGGACGGGGTGACGCCCGGTGA
- a CDS encoding LuxR C-terminal-related transcriptional regulator, protein MPSDPLCETCGNRLAGPAARTVSSRPSRYCSNACRQQAYRRRRKTRALPAQPLVGLCAHVSSFHGREDDLLTAARLISSSRLLTIVGEPGVGKTRLVVELLKRLSRRKDTAPAFHVDIGALDADAAVAAGIATAAGLADASSPPVDSVIRAFGTEQDVLLALDNCEHRLEECGKLLAVLLPQCPRLRVLATSREVLRLPGEVVHSLRGLPVLAGLDGAALRLFLDRARAAGPGAEYTGPDLDTVDEICARLDGNALAIELAAALVRVLSPSEILDRLAERFSLLDSGWRTADPRHRSLGAAIDWSYQRLTPGERAVLGRISVLPGGFGLGTAAAVCAGLTPVHGTSPGAAFAVLPVLRALEAQSLLVAERGAASTARFRLTESVRLFARARPAGERARRAAEGGLVAALAELADPLGNAIVVAGPDVARLVEERDSLLRALHLLDGTADERRLVLALAVLTVEDADGAELGGRRALADALRDTPAGSRHRGAALATAAHLASEQGDACGAARLARATALTAWRDGDERGLARYLRVRGTVGAYAGDLPAAVADAACALRISARLEDEAARLCCTSELGWYLLGQGDVEAAADAVRIAGTGTARGMLGQAPHVPALFYTAGAVELRRGNVNTAGRHFTEGLALGGAGRAGVPWGLEGAAAVAVGVHRPERTLRLLGAADGLRERTGSLAPPWWRRAVAETRTEGERYLSGSRADSALRAGRSMSGRQAVDYALGESPSAPNEPRKEMSSRERQVVGLVARGMTNREIAERLSLSVRTVETHTRHIRERFGLRSRAHLAAWSAGAGQGKRVT, encoded by the coding sequence GTGCCGTCCGACCCGCTGTGCGAGACATGCGGAAACCGGCTCGCCGGACCGGCGGCGCGGACCGTGTCGTCGCGTCCGTCCCGCTACTGCTCCAACGCCTGCCGACAGCAGGCGTACCGGCGGCGCAGAAAAACGCGAGCCCTGCCGGCGCAGCCCCTGGTCGGCCTGTGCGCGCATGTGAGCAGCTTTCACGGCCGCGAGGACGATCTGCTCACCGCGGCCCGGCTCATTTCGTCCAGCAGGTTGCTGACGATCGTGGGGGAGCCGGGCGTCGGCAAGACCAGGCTGGTGGTCGAACTCCTGAAGCGGCTGTCCCGGCGGAAGGACACCGCCCCGGCGTTCCACGTCGACATCGGGGCGCTGGATGCGGACGCGGCGGTTGCGGCGGGGATCGCCACCGCCGCGGGTCTGGCCGACGCCTCCTCGCCACCGGTCGACTCGGTGATCAGAGCCTTCGGCACCGAGCAAGATGTGCTGTTGGCGCTGGACAACTGTGAGCACCGGCTGGAGGAGTGCGGAAAGCTGCTCGCCGTGCTGCTCCCGCAGTGCCCCCGGCTACGGGTGCTCGCCACCAGCCGGGAAGTGCTGCGCCTGCCCGGGGAGGTCGTGCACTCGTTGCGCGGCCTGCCGGTCCTGGCCGGTCTCGACGGTGCGGCACTGCGCCTATTCCTCGACCGGGCCCGCGCGGCCGGGCCCGGGGCCGAGTACACCGGCCCGGATCTGGACACCGTCGATGAAATCTGCGCACGCCTGGACGGCAACGCGCTGGCGATCGAGCTGGCGGCGGCGCTTGTCCGCGTGCTGTCACCATCCGAGATCCTCGACAGGCTGGCCGAACGCTTCTCCCTGCTCGACTCCGGCTGGCGCACCGCCGACCCGCGCCATCGGAGCCTCGGTGCCGCCATCGACTGGAGCTACCAGCGGCTCACTCCCGGGGAACGCGCAGTGCTGGGCCGGATCTCCGTGTTACCGGGAGGCTTCGGACTCGGCACCGCCGCCGCGGTCTGCGCGGGCCTGACACCCGTCCACGGAACGTCGCCGGGGGCGGCCTTCGCCGTACTGCCGGTCCTGCGTGCCCTGGAAGCCCAGTCCCTGCTGGTCGCGGAACGGGGCGCGGCGAGCACCGCCCGGTTTCGGCTCACGGAGTCCGTGCGACTTTTCGCCCGCGCGCGGCCGGCCGGCGAGCGGGCGCGCCGGGCGGCCGAGGGGGGCCTGGTCGCCGCCCTGGCCGAACTGGCGGACCCGCTCGGGAACGCCATCGTCGTGGCGGGTCCTGACGTGGCCCGGCTGGTCGAGGAACGCGACAGTCTGCTGAGGGCTCTGCACCTGCTGGACGGTACCGCCGACGAGCGGAGGCTGGTGCTCGCCCTCGCGGTGCTCACCGTGGAGGACGCCGACGGCGCGGAACTGGGTGGGCGCCGCGCGCTCGCCGATGCCCTGCGGGACACCCCCGCAGGTTCCCGGCACCGGGGCGCCGCCCTGGCCACGGCCGCGCACCTCGCGAGCGAGCAGGGGGACGCCTGCGGGGCCGCCCGCCTCGCCCGCGCGACCGCACTGACCGCATGGCGGGACGGCGACGAGCGAGGTCTCGCCCGGTACCTGCGCGTGCGCGGCACGGTCGGCGCGTACGCGGGCGACCTGCCTGCGGCTGTCGCCGACGCCGCGTGCGCGTTGCGCATCAGCGCGCGTCTGGAGGACGAGGCGGCACGGCTGTGCTGTACATCGGAGCTCGGCTGGTACCTCCTGGGTCAGGGCGACGTCGAGGCCGCCGCAGACGCGGTCAGGATCGCCGGTACCGGAACGGCGCGCGGCATGCTCGGGCAGGCTCCCCACGTTCCCGCGCTGTTCTACACCGCGGGCGCCGTGGAGCTGCGGCGAGGCAACGTGAACACCGCCGGGCGCCACTTCACCGAGGGCCTCGCGCTGGGCGGTGCCGGCCGGGCGGGCGTGCCCTGGGGGCTCGAAGGGGCGGCGGCGGTCGCGGTCGGGGTCCATCGCCCCGAGCGCACCCTGCGGCTGCTCGGGGCGGCCGACGGGCTGCGGGAGCGTACGGGCAGCCTGGCGCCCCCCTGGTGGCGGCGTGCGGTCGCCGAAACCCGTACCGAGGGCGAGAGGTACCTGTCTGGGTCGCGGGCGGACTCCGCGCTCCGGGCCGGCCGGTCGATGTCGGGCCGACAAGCCGTCGACTACGCCCTGGGCGAGAGCCCTTCAGCCCCGAACGAGCCGCGGAAAGAGATGAGTTCGAGGGAACGGCAGGTGGTCGGTCTTGTCGCGCGGGGGATGACGAACCGGGAGATCGCCGAACGGCTGAGTCTGTCCGTCCGGACGGTCGAGACGCACACCCGGCACATTCGCGAGCGGTTCGGACTGCGCTCGCGGGCGCACCTCGCCGCCTGGTCCGCAGGGGCCGGGCAGGGAAAGCGGGTTACGTAA